One segment of Stenotrophomonas sp. SAU14A_NAIMI4_8 DNA contains the following:
- a CDS encoding S8 family peptidase, whose protein sequence is MSQVSHLRARKSWVVLSASVVTSLLLAAPAFAGDVQLSGLQSAPTHQRFIVKYREGSAPVANTTALASSLKTAAAGLSSSQGRALGLQEVRKLAIGPTVVKTDRALDQAESELLMRKLAADPNVEYVEVDQIMRPTLVPNDARLSEQWGFGTSNASINVRPAWDKATGTGVVVAVIDTGITSHPDLNANILPGYDFISDAAMARDGGGRDSNPNDEGDWYAANECGAGYPASNSSWHGTHVAGTIAAVTNNSTGVAGTAFNAKVVPVRVLGKCGGYTSDIADAIVWASGGTVSGVPANANPAEVINMSLGGSGSCSTTYQNAINGAVGRGTTVVVAAGNSNTNVSSAVPANCPNVIAVAATTSAGARASFSNYGTGIDVSAPGANILSTLNTGTTVPASASYASYNGTSMAAPHVAGVVALMQSVAPSPLSPAQVESILKSTARALPGACSGGCGAGIVDADAAVTAAINGGGGTTPEPGGTVLQNNVPVTGLGASSGASLSYTVQVPAGSSQLRVAISGGSGDADLYIRQGSAPTDTTYTCRPYLSGNNETCTVNSPAAGTWHVRVKAYSTFSGLTLNAQY, encoded by the coding sequence ATGTCCCAGGTTTCGCATCTGCGTGCGCGCAAGTCGTGGGTGGTTCTCAGTGCGTCTGTTGTCACCTCCCTGCTGCTGGCCGCCCCGGCCTTCGCCGGTGACGTCCAGCTCAGCGGCCTGCAGTCCGCCCCGACGCACCAGCGTTTCATCGTGAAGTACCGTGAAGGCAGTGCCCCGGTGGCCAACACCACCGCACTGGCCTCGTCCCTGAAGACCGCCGCGGCCGGTCTGTCCAGCAGCCAGGGCCGCGCTCTGGGCCTGCAGGAAGTCCGCAAGCTGGCCATCGGCCCGACCGTGGTCAAGACCGACCGCGCGCTGGACCAGGCCGAATCCGAGCTGCTGATGCGCAAGCTCGCCGCCGACCCGAACGTGGAATACGTGGAAGTCGACCAGATCATGCGGCCGACCCTGGTGCCCAACGACGCCCGCCTGAGCGAACAGTGGGGCTTCGGCACCTCCAACGCCTCGATCAATGTCCGCCCGGCCTGGGACAAGGCCACCGGCACCGGCGTGGTCGTGGCGGTGATCGACACCGGCATCACCAGCCATCCGGATCTGAACGCCAACATCCTGCCCGGCTATGACTTCATCAGCGATGCCGCGATGGCCCGCGATGGCGGTGGCCGTGACAGCAACCCGAACGACGAAGGCGACTGGTACGCCGCCAACGAATGTGGCGCCGGCTATCCGGCCTCCAACTCCAGCTGGCACGGTACCCACGTGGCCGGCACCATCGCCGCGGTGACCAACAACAGCACCGGCGTGGCCGGTACCGCCTTCAACGCCAAGGTCGTGCCGGTGCGCGTGCTGGGCAAGTGCGGCGGCTACACCTCCGACATCGCCGACGCGATCGTCTGGGCCTCCGGTGGCACCGTCAGCGGCGTGCCCGCCAACGCCAATCCGGCCGAAGTCATCAACATGTCGCTGGGTGGCAGCGGCAGCTGCTCCACCACCTACCAGAATGCGATCAACGGCGCCGTTGGCCGTGGCACCACCGTGGTGGTCGCCGCCGGCAACAGCAACACCAACGTGTCCTCGGCCGTGCCGGCCAACTGCCCGAACGTGATCGCGGTGGCCGCCACCACCTCGGCCGGCGCCCGCGCCAGCTTCTCCAACTACGGCACCGGCATCGACGTGTCGGCACCGGGTGCCAACATCCTGTCCACCCTCAACACCGGCACCACCGTGCCGGCCAGCGCCAGCTATGCCTCCTACAACGGCACTTCGATGGCGGCACCGCACGTGGCCGGCGTGGTCGCGCTGATGCAGTCGGTGGCACCGAGCCCGCTCAGCCCGGCGCAGGTGGAAAGCATCCTGAAGAGCACCGCGCGTGCGCTTCCGGGCGCCTGCTCCGGCGGTTGCGGCGCGGGCATCGTCGACGCCGATGCAGCGGTCACGGCCGCCATCAACGGCGGCGGTGGCACCACCCCGGAACCGGGTGGCACCGTGCTGCAGAACAACGTGCCGGTGACCGGCCTGGGCGCGTCCAGCGGCGCCTCGCTCAGCTACACCGTGCAGGTGCCGGCCGGCAGCAGCCAGCTGCGCGTGGCCATCAGCGGTGGCAGCGGTGATGCCGATCTGTACATCCGCCAGGGCAGCGCCCCGACCGATACCACCTACACCTGCCGCCCGTACCTGAG